The genomic interval AATTCGTGCAACCGGTCCATCCGCGCGTAGGTCACGTAACCGGGCGCCGGGGGCGACTGGACGCCTCCCGCGACGGGGCAGGTGCGCGGCCGGTCCGGGGGCTCGGTCATGCGAATTCTCCTTCGGGGCGGGCGTAGCGCCGCAGCGAGGACTCGTACAGCTCACGGAGATGACGGTCCAGCCGGGAGCCGTCGGAGTAGCGGTGTCCGAACGCACGCCGGTAGTGGTCGAACCAGTCCCGCTCGTCGTGCAGGAACAGAATGTCGTGCACGGCCATGTGCCGGACGGCGTACAGCGGATAGGGCGCGCGATTGACCGGGAACAGCGGATTGCGCACGGCGGGCTCGTCGCACCGCGGGTGGAATTGCCCGAGCATCAGCCCCTGCCGGATCACCGTGTCCTTGGCCACCCGGTGCCCCTCGTCGATGAGGCCGAAATGCCGGTCCGGCAGGCCCGCGATCACGACCACCAGGGCGTGCAGTTTCCGGTTCGGCGACCTCGGCTCGGTCTGCCGGAACCGGCGCACGATGTCGCCGATCACCGACACCATCCGGGCGGTGTCGTGCGGCGCGCGCCAGTGATGCACCAGGATCGACAGGGCGCCGGCACGCACGGCGGGCTGCACGAACGGGCACACCGGACCGTCGCGGCCCAGCTGCGGGTGCGGACGGCTCACCACCGTACCGAGCCAGGCCGACACGGTGCGCGCGGTGCGCTCGTCGGGTTCGGACAGGCCACCCACCACGGCTTCCCGCCCCTCACACGGATCGGCGGCAGACATTGTTTGCGGGCCGCGCATTGTTTGCGAACATCGACAACCGACCTTTCCGATCGACCGGGCTCCGACATTTCCCGAAAGGGCCCGAATGACATCCTAGGTCGGCGATGGTCGGCCTGTCACCTGGCGCCGACAATGCGATCCCGGCGCGGACCGGTGCGCGGGCACCGTGCCCATGGCCCATCTAATTCCTTGTGCCAGCGGTTTTTTCGCCGGAGATGGCCTGCCTGCTTCAGGTGATGAGCCGCCGGACCGCGAACCGTTCGTCCCGGTAGCAGCCGGATCGAACAATGTCGCGCAGCTCGCCCGCGGCGCGGTACACGTCCCGGAACGACACGTAGAGGGCGTTGAATCCGAACCTGAGCAGATCCGGCGGCCGCATGTCGCCGATGACGTTCCGTTCGAGCAGCGCGGTGATCATCTCGTAGGCCGCCGGGTGCCGCAGCGCCACCTGGCTACCGCGCCGCCGATGTGCGCGCGGGGTGACGACCTCGAAGCCGTCCTCGGACACCAGGTCCGCGACGCAGTCCAGGAAGAAGTCGCCGAGCGCCAGGCTCTTCGCGCGCACCTCGGCGAGGTCGGCTTTGTCGAAGACGTCCAGCGCGCTGTCGAGGGCCAGCAGCGACAGCACGTGCGGCGTGCCGATGCGGGTGCGGGAGATCCCGTCGGCGGGCCGGAACTCCGGCTCCATGGCGAACGGCGCGGCGTGCCCGTGCCAGCCCGTCAGCGGCGGGTCGTAGCCGTCGTGGTGGCGGCGGGCGAGATAGACGAAGGCCGGGGCGCCGGGGCCGCCGCCGAGGTATTTGTAGGTGCAGCCCACGGCGATATCGACCTCGTCGTCGTCCAAGGCGAGCGGTACCGCGCCGGCCGCGTGGCACAGATCCCACACCGTCACCGCGCCCGCCGCGTGCGCCGCGGCCGTCGTCGCGGCCACGTCCCACAGCTCGCCGGTGCGGTAGTCCACCGCCGGGAGCGCGACCACCGCGACCTGCCCGGACCACTGTGCCACGGCCGTTGCCGCCGCGGCGGCGGGCACGGCGATCACCCGCATCCCGAGCAGCCGCGCCACCGAGTCGGCCAGGTAGCGGTCGGTCGGGAAATGGCCGGTGTCGGTGAGGATCACGTCGCGGCCCGGCCGCAGCCGAGCGGCGCCCGCGAGCGCGTTGAACAGTTGCACCGAGGTCGATTCCCCGACCGTCACCTGGCCGGGCGACGCACCGATCAGGCGGCCGACGCGGTCACCCACCCGCAGCGGCGCGGACCACCAGTCGTGCTCGGTCCAGGCGCCGATCAGCGTGTCTCCCCATTCGCGCGTCAGGACCCGCGACAGGCGCTCGGGAATGTGGGCGGCCAAGGCGCCCAGTGAATTTCCGTCGAGGTAGACCGTGTCGGCGGGCAGCCGGAAGTACTCGCGCAGGGTAGCGAGCGGATCGGCGGCGTCGCGCCGCCCGGCCTCGTCGGATGTCGGCATCGTGCACACCTTTCCGCACCCGGTGGGCCCGTCGCCCGGCGCTGAGAAATCGGTTTCCCCGAACATTATGTGCAATGATGGGAACCATCACCAGCATTTGCGGAGACCGCCGGGACGCATTCCCGGGGCTCGCTGCGATCCGGAGCCGCCATGGAACAGCTGCTGCCGCGGGACGAGCTCGACCGCGAGTATTCTCCCAGTTCCGTTGCGCCGCAGTACTTGTCGATCCTGCGAGACTACCGTCTGCGCAGCGACTCGGCGCGGGCGCGGCATCGGCACGACGCCGATGTCCGCTACGGCCCGGAGCCCGCCGAGACATTGCATTTCTTTCCGCCGCCGCGTGGTCCGGCGCCGGTCCACGTCTTCGTGCACGGCGGGCATTGGCAGGAGTCGAGCAAAGAGGACTCGTGTTTCGCCGCTCCCGCGTTCCTGCGGGCCGGTGCGGGGTTCGTCGCACTGGGGTACGGGCTGGCACCGCAGCGCACCCTCGGCGACATGGTGCGCTCGGTGCGCCGCGGGATCCGCTGGATCGCCGACCACGCCGACCAACTCGGCATCCGGCAGGACGGCGTGTACCTCGGTGGCAGCTCGGCCGGTGCACACCTGGTGGCCGCCGCGGTGGCGAGCGACGGCGGCGACATCCCGCCGGTCGCGGGGATCACGCTGCTGAGCGGTGTATACGACCTGGAGCCGGTGCGGCACAGCTACGTCAACGATCTGGTCGGCATGACCCCCGCCGATGTCCGCGCCTACAGCCCGCTCCGGCACCTCCCCCTGCGCGCCGCCCGAATCCTCGTGGCCCGCGCCGCGGCGGAGACCGGCGAGTACGGCCGCCAGCAGACGGATTTCGTCCGAGCCGTGCGCCGTGCCGGACAACAATGCGATGCCCGAATATTCCCCCACCGCAACCACTTCGACCTACCTCTGGACCTCGCCGACCCGGCCACACCCCTGGGCCACGCAGTCCTCACCCAGATGCACCTCTGACCCCGTCGCCCTCACCCCTCACCGCCCCTCACTCCCCGCCACCTCTCACGCCCCGCCGCCCTTCACTCCCCGCCGCCCTTCACTCCCCACCACCCTTCACTCCCCGCGTCCCTTACTCCCCCGCCGTCCCTTACTGCCCCGCCGCCCCTCACTCCCCCGCGAAGCGGGGGGCACGACCCTCGTCGAGGGCGGCCAGGGCTTCCACCAGATCGGCCGAGGGGAGGAAGGCCGAGTTCCATGCCGCGACATAGCGCAGTCCGGCCGCGACGGCGTCGCGCTGGTCGTGCTCGGCGACCTCCTTGATGCCCTGGACCACCAAGGGCGGATTGGCCGCGATCTCTCGCGCGGTGGCCCGGGCGCGGCGCAGCACGGCCACCGCGTCGGGGACCACCTCGTTCACCAGGCCGATTCGCTCCGCGTGGGACGCGTCGATCTCCCGGCCGGTGTAGGCGAGTTCGCGAAAATGCCCTTCGCCGATGATCCGCGGCAACCGTTGCAGGGAACCGACATCCGCGACGATCGCCACCTTCACCTCGCGGACGCTGAACTTGGCGTCGGCGCTGGCGTACCTGATGTCGGCAGCGGCGATCAGGTCCACGCCACCCCCGATGCAGGCGCCGTGCACCGCCGCGACCACCGGCGTGCGGCAGGCGGCGACGGCGCTCATCGCCTCCTGCATCTCGCGGAGTGCGCGGTGGAAGCGGGTGCGCCGGGCGGCCGCCGACCCGTCCGCCAGTACCTCGTCGAACACCGGCCGCATCGCCCGCAGGTCCAGTCCCACCGAGAAGTTGCGCCCGGCACCCGTGACCACGATCGCGCGCACCTGCGGATCGGCGTCGAGCTCGCCGAACAGCAGCGGCAGTTCGCGCCAGAAGTCCGGGCCCATCGCATTGTGTTTGCCGGGACCGGTGAGGGCCACCTCGGCGACCTGCTCCGCGATCCGGACGGTGAACGCCTTCCATTCCGTCATCAGGACTGTCCCTCCTAGCCGGGTCCACCGAAACAACGCGCCCCGGGGCAGCCTACCGGTCTGAACGTCGGCGATACCCGGGTGTGACAATGTTACGGTGTCACGGCGACGCTTCGCCTACATTTATATGTCCGGTACTCTGTCCGTGAATCGCTGTGACACAACGAGATACGCAACCGACGCGATGAATGTGCGGATTCCGGGTATCGTCGGATAAATGTCGAGCGCGGAAGCGGGAAATGGTGGTGATCACGTGCCTGACGCCGGATACGACGCGGACCGGGTGGTCGTCACCGGGCTCGGCCCGATCAGCAGCATCGGCATCGGCGCCGCGGAGTTCCTGCGGGCGCTCGCGGCGGGCCGTTCCGGCGCGCGGCCGATCACCAGCTTCGACACGACCGGATTCGCCCACAGCAACGGCTGCGAGGTCACCGGCTTCGACCCGGAGCCCTATCTGACCGAGCACAAGCCCGGCGAACTCGGGCGCGCGACCGCGTTCTCGGTGGCCGCGGCCGCCATGGCGCTCGCCGATGCCGGTCTGACGGTCGCTCGCCTGCGCGAACTGCCCAGTGTGATCGCCATCGGAACGACCGACGGCGAGTCGCGTGACCTCGACCTGCTGGTCGAATCGTGGCTGCGCGCCGAGCCCGAGCTGCTGCCCGGCGAGGTCGCGGCGCGCGTACCGGCCGGCCGGCTGTCGGCCGCAGTCGCCGAGGAATTCGGCCTGTGCGACACCGAGGCGGTGACGCTGCCGACGGCGTGCGCGGCCGGTAACTACGCCATCGGCTACGGCTGCGACGCCCTGCGTAGCGGCGAGGTCGAGGTGGCGCTGGTCGGCGGCGCGGATGCCCTCTGCCGCAAGACCTTCGCGGGGTTCTATCGGCTGGGCACCATCGCACCGCGGTACTGCCGCCCGTTCGACAGCGCCCGCCAGGGCATCCTGACCGGCGAGGGCGCCGCCGTGCTCGTCCTCGAACGCCGCGACCGCGCACTCGCCCGCGGCGCGCGCGTCTACGCCGAGGTCCTCGGCTACGGCCTGAACTGCGACGCCGACCATCCGGTGGCCCCCAACCGGGCGAGCGTCGCCCGCTGCATGGCCTTGGCTCATCGAAACAGCGGAATCGCCCCGGGCGACGTGGATTTCATCTCCGCGCACGGCACCGGCACGAAGGCCAACGACGTCACCGAGGCCGCCGCGATCCGCGAGGTGTTCGGCGCGCACCCGCCACCGACGATCTCCACCAAGTCGATGATCGGGCACACCATGGGCGCGGCCAGCGCGCTGGCCGCAGTCGCCTGCTGCCTCGCCCTGACCCATCAGTTCATCCCGCCCACCATCAATCACGAGCACACCGACCCGGAATGCGGTGGACTGGACTGTGTTCCGAACCAGGCCCGCCCGGCCGCGCTGCGGGTGGTGCAGAACAACGCGCTGGCCTTCGGCGGCAACAATGCGGTGCTGGTGCTGGCCGCGCCCGACGCCGCCGGGCGGGAGGCGTCGTGACCGCCCCGGTGATAGCGGGGACCGGCGCCGTCGCCAGTGTGGGCGCGGATGTTGCCGCCCTCTACGAGAATCTCTGCGCCGGACGGTCCGGACGGGCGCCGCTGCGGCGTTTCACACCGGAATCGCACATCTCCCGGCACGCCTACGAGATCGATGACGGCCCTGGCCGCCCGTCCGGCGATACCGGCGCGTGGTTGTGCGCGGCTATCGCCGAGGCCACTGCCGCCGCCGGTCTCACCGAGGCCGACCTGACCGGCATACCCGTCCTCGTCGGCACCGGTCTGCGGGCGCTGCGCCGCGCGGAGGTGTGGTGTACCGGCGGTCCGGCGCTGTCGGCACCCGACCTGCATTTCGGCCCGATACTGCGGGAAAGGTTCGGCTGCACCGAGGTTCACACCGTCAACAACGCGTGTTCGGCGGCCCTGTACGCGCTCGGGCTGGGCGCCGATCTGCTGGCGGCGGACGCACACGACACGGTGATCGTCGCCGGCGTGGACACCATCACCGAGAGCATGTTCGGGCTGCTCGATCGCGCCGGCGGACGCGGCGTGGACCGCGTGCGGCCCTTCGACGCCGACCGTCGCGGTGTCCTGCTGGGCGAGGGGGCGGCGGCGGTGGTGCTGCGGCGGCACGGACCGGGCCGGGCGCTGCTGCGGTCGGTCGCCCTGAACTGCGACGCGGGACATGTCACCGCGCCCGACGGCGCCGGGATCCGGGCGGCCATGCGGGCCGCGCTGGCGCGCGCCGGGATCGCGCCCGAGGAGGTCGGCCTCGTCTTCGCGCACGGCACCGGCACCCAGCTCAACGATCGCACCGAGGCCGAGGCGCTGACCGAGATCTTCGGGGCCACAGCGCATTCCGGCCCGCTCGTCACCGCGATCAAGTCCATGCTCGGCCACACCTCCGGCGCCTCCGGGCTGCACAGTCTGGTCGTCGCCGTGGAGACCCTGACCCACGGTGTCGTGCCGCCGATTCTCGGACTGCGGACTCCGGCGGCCGAGGCGAGCGCGCTGCGGCTGTGCGCGCAGGCTACTGCCGCGGCGGGGATCACGGTGGCTCAGGTGGACGCGTTCGGCTTCGGCGGCGTGAACGCCGTCGCACTGATCGAGGCGGCAGCCGGAACGGACGCGGGATGAGGGACGACGACGCACCGATCGCGATCACCGGAATCGGGGTCGCCTCCGACCGCCATCACACCGCCGACGATCTGCTCGATCCCGCGGCGAGAGCGCCCGGCGACGCCGCCGACCGGCTGCGGCGGGAGCTCGGGCGCGGGTACCGCTACAAGGACCGAGCCACCAAACTCGGTGTGCTGGCGGCGATTCGCGCGCTGCGCGACAACGGGCAGGACAGCCCGGCCGCGACCACCGGGGTCGTGGTGAGCAGCAATTTCGGCAACCTGCAGACCGTGTGCGACACGGCGCGGGTGATCCACGCCGAGGGCGCGGGCGCGACGAGCCCGATGGAGCTGCCGAACGCCTCCAGCAATGTGATCGCCTCCACCCTCGCCATCCACCTCGGCCTCCGCGGCCCCAACGTGACACTCTGCAACGGCGCCCCGTCCGGGCTCGACGCCCTGGGCTGGGCCGTGGTCCTGCTCCGCGCGCGCCGGGCACACCGCGTCGTGGTGGTCGGCACCGAATCGGCCACCGAAGCCGCCGCGGCACTCCAGGATTGCGCTCCCACCCACCTGTTCGACGGCGCAGCCGCACTCGTCGTCGAACGGTCCACCACCGCCCCCACCCTACGAGTCCACCACTGTTGCCGCGGCACCGACCCGGCCGACGCGACCGCCCGCGCCCTCACCGCAACCGGTCATCCGCCGATAGACCTGTGGCTCGGCCCCCGCCGCACAGCCGCCCACACGCCCACCGACACCGAGAACCCAGACCCGAGGCCCGGCACCAGCGCCACAACCTCGCACACGCCCACCGACACCCGAAACCCGCCAATCACCCTGCGGCCCGGCACCAGCCGCACAACTCCCCACACGACCCCCGACATCCGAAACTCGACGGCGAATTTGCGGGCCCGTACTGGGTACACAGCTGGTCGGGCGGATGTCGACACCGGAAAGGAGCCGGTGGGCCCGCGAGGCGGTATCGGGAGGATCGCCGCCGAGGTGGATGCCGAGGAGTATCTGGGGCGGGCCGGTGGGGCGCTCGGGGTGGTGCAGTGTGTGATCGCGCATCGGTGGCTGGTCCGGCACGGCGGCATACGCGCCCTGGCCGTCGCGGGTAATGCGGTGGAGGGGGCGGGCGCGGTGGTCCTGTCTCGCGAGGGGGCGTCGTGACTCCGTTGCCCGCCGTGCCGGTCACCCTGCGCCGCAGCGCCGTCGACGGTCCGTCGCCGGTGCGCATGGTGCTGCTGCACGGTATGGGCGGCGGCACGAACAATTGGAATGCGCTGGCGCCCCACCTCGACCCGGCCGTGGAGGTGTGGGAGGCGGCGCTGCCGTGGGCCGCCACCGCCGACCCCGCGTGGGCGGTCGAGCGCGACGCGGGGATATGGATACAGCGTGCCCTCGCGCAGTGCCCCGGGGGCACACCCGATGTGGTGGCGGCCCATTCGTTCGCGGCCAACGCGGTGCTGGAACTCATGGATCGGCGCGGCGGTGGCTGGGAACCGGCCACGGTGCTGCTGTCACCGTTCTATCGCGCCGCGGTCAGCGAATTCGAGTGGGACAGTGTGCGGTACTACTTCGACGGCTTCCGCACCATGCTCGACCAGGGTGTCGCCCTGACCCTCGGCGACCGCGTCGACCCCGGCGTGCGCACGGACATGGTCGAGCGCATGTGCGCGTGGATGGGCCCCTACACCTGGCTGCGATTCTTCGACAGCTATCTGCGCACGCCGACGCTGCGCCTGGCCGGGATCACCGCACCCACACTGCTGATCGGCGGCGCGCACGACCCGGGCGCGCTCGCCGCCGGCGTGCACGCGCTGGGTGCCGCCCTGCCCGGTTCGGAAACCGTCATCCTCGACGACGCCGGACATTTCGCGATGTCGGAGCGGCCCGGAGCGGTCGCCGCGGCGGTCAACGACTTCGTGTCCCGCACCGCCGCGCCCGGCGCGCGCCCCCGAGTACGCCATCCCCGGCCGCATCCCGCCGATCCCCCAGGAGTCGCCTCATGACCAGCCAACTGCTCAGCGCGCCCACGCTGCTGCTCGAATCGACCACGCACCACCTGCGCCCACGGTACGAGGGCGCCAACATCTGCACCTGGATCGGCTTCAAACACGTCAACTACCTCGTGGAGGAGGCCGTGCTGGCGCATTTCCGTGAGCTGGGCCGCTCGGCGCGGACGCTGTACGAAAACCACGGGCTGTGCGTGGAATTCGTGGATCTGGACACCCGGATCGGGTCGGCGTTCCATCTGGACGACGAGGTGGTCGCGGAGGTGTCCGCCGCCGGGAAGGCCGCGCCGGACGAACTGCGGTTCGCGGTGGTGCTGCGGCATCGGCGCGACGGCCGCACCGTCCGGGCCGCGAGCGCCACCGTCACCGTGGCGCTGCGTACCGATCAGCG from Nocardia wallacei carries:
- a CDS encoding beta-ketoacyl synthase N-terminal-like domain-containing protein, which codes for MRDDDAPIAITGIGVASDRHHTADDLLDPAARAPGDAADRLRRELGRGYRYKDRATKLGVLAAIRALRDNGQDSPAATTGVVVSSNFGNLQTVCDTARVIHAEGAGATSPMELPNASSNVIASTLAIHLGLRGPNVTLCNGAPSGLDALGWAVVLLRARRAHRVVVVGTESATEAAAALQDCAPTHLFDGAAALVVERSTTAPTLRVHHCCRGTDPADATARALTATGHPPIDLWLGPRRTAAHTPTDTENPDPRPGTSATTSHTPTDTRNPPITLRPGTSRTTPHTTPDIRNSTANLRARTGYTAGRADVDTGKEPVGPRGGIGRIAAEVDAEEYLGRAGGALGVVQCVIAHRWLVRHGGIRALAVAGNAVEGAGAVVLSREGAS
- a CDS encoding alpha/beta fold hydrolase; this encodes MTPLPAVPVTLRRSAVDGPSPVRMVLLHGMGGGTNNWNALAPHLDPAVEVWEAALPWAATADPAWAVERDAGIWIQRALAQCPGGTPDVVAAHSFAANAVLELMDRRGGGWEPATVLLSPFYRAAVSEFEWDSVRYYFDGFRTMLDQGVALTLGDRVDPGVRTDMVERMCAWMGPYTWLRFFDSYLRTPTLRLAGITAPTLLIGGAHDPGALAAGVHALGAALPGSETVILDDAGHFAMSERPGAVAAAVNDFVSRTAAPGARPRVRHPRPHPADPPGVAS
- a CDS encoding crotonase/enoyl-CoA hydratase family protein, with protein sequence MTEWKAFTVRIAEQVAEVALTGPGKHNAMGPDFWRELPLLFGELDADPQVRAIVVTGAGRNFSVGLDLRAMRPVFDEVLADGSAAARRTRFHRALREMQEAMSAVAACRTPVVAAVHGACIGGGVDLIAAADIRYASADAKFSVREVKVAIVADVGSLQRLPRIIGEGHFRELAYTGREIDASHAERIGLVNEVVPDAVAVLRRARATAREIAANPPLVVQGIKEVAEHDQRDAVAAGLRYVAAWNSAFLPSADLVEALAALDEGRAPRFAGE
- the kynU gene encoding kynureninase; this encodes MPTSDEAGRRDAADPLATLREYFRLPADTVYLDGNSLGALAAHIPERLSRVLTREWGDTLIGAWTEHDWWSAPLRVGDRVGRLIGASPGQVTVGESTSVQLFNALAGAARLRPGRDVILTDTGHFPTDRYLADSVARLLGMRVIAVPAAAAATAVAQWSGQVAVVALPAVDYRTGELWDVAATTAAAHAAGAVTVWDLCHAAGAVPLALDDDEVDIAVGCTYKYLGGGPGAPAFVYLARRHHDGYDPPLTGWHGHAAPFAMEPEFRPADGISRTRIGTPHVLSLLALDSALDVFDKADLAEVRAKSLALGDFFLDCVADLVSEDGFEVVTPRAHRRRGSQVALRHPAAYEMITALLERNVIGDMRPPDLLRFGFNALYVSFRDVYRAAGELRDIVRSGCYRDERFAVRRLIT
- a CDS encoding beta-ketoacyl synthase N-terminal-like domain-containing protein is translated as MTAPVIAGTGAVASVGADVAALYENLCAGRSGRAPLRRFTPESHISRHAYEIDDGPGRPSGDTGAWLCAAIAEATAAAGLTEADLTGIPVLVGTGLRALRRAEVWCTGGPALSAPDLHFGPILRERFGCTEVHTVNNACSAALYALGLGADLLAADAHDTVIVAGVDTITESMFGLLDRAGGRGVDRVRPFDADRRGVLLGEGAAAVVLRRHGPGRALLRSVALNCDAGHVTAPDGAGIRAAMRAALARAGIAPEEVGLVFAHGTGTQLNDRTEAEALTEIFGATAHSGPLVTAIKSMLGHTSGASGLHSLVVAVETLTHGVVPPILGLRTPAAEASALRLCAQATAAAGITVAQVDAFGFGGVNAVALIEAAAGTDAG
- a CDS encoding alpha/beta hydrolase, which codes for MEQLLPRDELDREYSPSSVAPQYLSILRDYRLRSDSARARHRHDADVRYGPEPAETLHFFPPPRGPAPVHVFVHGGHWQESSKEDSCFAAPAFLRAGAGFVALGYGLAPQRTLGDMVRSVRRGIRWIADHADQLGIRQDGVYLGGSSAGAHLVAAAVASDGGDIPPVAGITLLSGVYDLEPVRHSYVNDLVGMTPADVRAYSPLRHLPLRAARILVARAAAETGEYGRQQTDFVRAVRRAGQQCDARIFPHRNHFDLPLDLADPATPLGHAVLTQMHL
- a CDS encoding DUF6875 domain-containing protein; amino-acid sequence: MGGLSEPDERTARTVSAWLGTVVSRPHPQLGRDGPVCPFVQPAVRAGALSILVHHWRAPHDTARMVSVIGDIVRRFRQTEPRSPNRKLHALVVVIAGLPDRHFGLIDEGHRVAKDTVIRQGLMLGQFHPRCDEPAVRNPLFPVNRAPYPLYAVRHMAVHDILFLHDERDWFDHYRRAFGHRYSDGSRLDRHLRELYESSLRRYARPEGEFA
- a CDS encoding beta-ketoacyl-[acyl-carrier-protein] synthase family protein produces the protein MSSAEAGNGGDHVPDAGYDADRVVVTGLGPISSIGIGAAEFLRALAAGRSGARPITSFDTTGFAHSNGCEVTGFDPEPYLTEHKPGELGRATAFSVAAAAMALADAGLTVARLRELPSVIAIGTTDGESRDLDLLVESWLRAEPELLPGEVAARVPAGRLSAAVAEEFGLCDTEAVTLPTACAAGNYAIGYGCDALRSGEVEVALVGGADALCRKTFAGFYRLGTIAPRYCRPFDSARQGILTGEGAAVLVLERRDRALARGARVYAEVLGYGLNCDADHPVAPNRASVARCMALAHRNSGIAPGDVDFISAHGTGTKANDVTEAAAIREVFGAHPPPTISTKSMIGHTMGAASALAAVACCLALTHQFIPPTINHEHTDPECGGLDCVPNQARPAALRVVQNNALAFGGNNAVLVLAAPDAAGREAS